The Rhizophagus irregularis chromosome 2, complete sequence genome contains a region encoding:
- a CDS encoding uncharacterized protein (SECRETED:cutsite_VLS-CS; SECRETED:prob_0.4212); SECRETED:SignalP(1-25), with product MYWLTSLLFYKTFLLFSLFTTFVLSCSPEINNEDVFSISRSDEPKNRFQLYYGGVKPTVAIYTVNGDDKPVSHEIFQLTQPASDSYEFRPFQDFYRTLVIEMNNVIPFQLNYNAGSENQRFSIVCDKCNSQTNSADWAPYHTSCSIKNKASNLCVKSVGNNNNLIQSDCGSAMKWDLIGRVSPTGSSQTPIKTDPNNVQISKGGLAATVLGSIIGTSLIALAAGYWFIKRKRIYPGHALNT from the exons ATGTATTGGTTAACATCTTTATTATTCTACAAAACCTTCTTATTATTTAGCTTATTCACTACGTTTGTATTATCATGTTCTCCAGAAATCAATAATGAGGATGTTTTTTCAATAAGTCGATCAGATGAACCCAAGAATCGATTTCAACTATATTATGGTGGAGT GAAACCGACTGTTGCTATTTATACAGTAAATGGTGATGATAAACCAGTTtctcatgaaatttttcaattaacaCAACCTGCATCTGATTCTTATGAGTTTCGACCGTTTCAAGACTTTTATCGAACACTTG ttattgaAATGAACAACGTAATTCCTTTTCAACTAAATTATAA tgcTGGTTCTGAAAATCAAAGATTTAGTATTGTTTGTGATAAATGTAATAGTCAGACAAATTCTGCTGATTGGGCACCATATCATACTTCATGTTCGATaaag AATAAAGCATCTAATCTTTGTGTAAAGAGTGTAggtaacaataataatttgattcagTCTGATTGTGGAAGTGCGATGAAATGGGATCTTATTGg GAGAGTATCACCTACAGGTTCGAGTCAAACTCCTATAAAAACCGATCCTAATAACGTTCAAATCTCAAAAGGTGGACTTGCAGCAACAGTTCTTGGATCTATCATTGGAACGAGTCTTATTGCTCTCGCGGCTGGTTATTGGTTTATCAAACGTAAAAGAATTTATCCTGGTCATGCattaaatacataa